TGCCACGCGGGGCGGAGGCAGCCCCGCGCCCCCCCCGACCACCCCGGTCGGATGCGGAACGCGGAGAGGAAGCGGACGGGCCTGCGGGCGGGCCTGCGGGCGGGCCTGCGGGCGGGCCGCCACGGCGGCGGGAAGGACGCATGTTCATGATCGTTCTTTAAGCCCAAGCACGGCCTGCGTCATTCCCCCAAACGCCGGTTGGATGAAGTTTTTCGCGCAAGGTTATTGACACCCCTCCCCATACCCCTTAATTACCGCGCCAACCCGGAGGGATGCCCGAGTGGCTAAAGGGGGCGGACTGTAAATCCGCTGGTGTACGCCTACGTTGGTTCGAATCCAACTCCCTCCACCAACTCCCTTTCCCAGACAATCGCATCCTGTATCAGAACGCTGGTTCCCCGGCGTTTTTTGTGTTTCCGCTGTTCCTATTGTTCAATATTTGCATCAGGCAGCACCAGCAAACAGCGGGTATGCAACGGGTAAGAAATCCTTAGGGAGCGGGTAAGCCGGTACCACCGGCGGCTTCCGGCCCCGCGGGCAGGCCAGTGCCCATGCATCCCTGCCAGCACGGCCGGTTGACAGAATATCTTTCCATATAACAGTCCGTCGTGTGCCTGTGTCCGTCAGGATGCGGGCGGCATGCCGCATCGCATCGGGGAAGAAATCATGTCCCCCTGCGTCCAGCCCCGCTCTCCACACCTTACGGTCCCGTCTGGCTGATATCCGGGTTACCGGAAACCGGCCCGCTATTGGTCAGCCCGGAAACAGATACTGAAAATGTTGAGCATGGCGCCGCAGGTTTCAAGATCGTGTGAGACAGTATCCATTTTATTAATATTATGGAAACGTACCGGAATATCAGACGCTCTACCCGATAAATGACAGCTGATCGGAAAGATGCAAGATGCCACGGTTCTCCCTACCACTGGCCTGCGGGTTCGTGCTTGCGCTGGCCAGCACGACGGCCCATGCCCAGCAGGTTGCCTCCGGCCATCGGGATATCCTGCTCCAGGCCACCCATTCATGGAACGGAATGGCCTATGACAGATATCCCGCCACCACGCCGGAATTGACCATGATCCGGCTGACCATTCCCGCCCATACCGCCCTGCCATGGCATACCCATCCGGTACCAAACGCGGGCTATGTGCTGGAAGGGCAGTTGACAATTCATGATCAGGCCAGTGGCAGGACGGAAACCTTCCATCAGGGTGAAGCGTTCGCGGAATCGGTCAATGACATCCACCGTGGTGAATCGGGGGATACCCGTACCGTGGTGCTGCTGACCTATGCCGCCACACCGGGCACCCCCACTTCCGTCCCGGCCAAGGGTGAAAAGCCTGAATACTGATCCCGCCGCATTATCATCAG
This portion of the Komagataeibacter sp. FNDCF1 genome encodes:
- a CDS encoding cupin domain-containing protein encodes the protein MPRFSLPLACGFVLALASTTAHAQQVASGHRDILLQATHSWNGMAYDRYPATTPELTMIRLTIPAHTALPWHTHPVPNAGYVLEGQLTIHDQASGRTETFHQGEAFAESVNDIHRGESGDTRTVVLLTYAATPGTPTSVPAKGEKPEY